The window ATCATGTGTCGAAGCCGATTGACCCGGATACTCTGTTTGCTACCTTGATGCGATGGGCGAAGCCGCGGCCTAAGCAGGCAGTCGAGCCGGTTGCATCACACTCTTCTCGAAAGCTCTCCGATGAGGTCGCTATCCCAGATATTTCAGGGGTCAATACGGCGGATGGCTTGAAGCGTGTTGCGGGAAATCGGCGGCTCTATCGTGACCTGCTGGCGCAGTTTTCTGCTAAAGAGGACGATGCGGCTGCTCGGATTTCAACGGCGCTCAAAGGCGGCGACATAAAACTCGCCGAGCGAATAGCCCACACCGTCAAGGGTGTTGCAGGCAATATTGGAATGACAGAGGTGCAGGCCGTGGCTCAAAGATTGGAGAAGGCGCTTCGCGAGGGAGATGGAACGGTGGACGCACTGCTCGTTGAGTTCGCGAGTGTGATGGGCGCTCAAGTTCATGCTATCGAGCAAGCCCTGGGCAACTCCACGACCGCTCGACCTGAGGAAGTGAGGACGTCGCCTTTCGATGCTGAGGTGGCGACTGTCGCGATTGCGCGACTCAGAACTTTGCTTGAAGCTAGTGACGGCGATGCCGAAGAGGCATTTCGTAGTCTGCAGCAAGCCGTAGCGGGCGCTGTCGACAAAACACAGCTAGATGGTTTGATCTCATCGATCAACGACTTCGACTTTGCCGCAGCATTAGTGAAGCTGGATGGGATTTCCGCATACTGCGCACAAAATGGAGTGACTCAATGAGCGAAGGTGATCAAAAGAAGACCGTGCTGCTGGTGGACGATGCTCCTGCCAATATCCAAATCGTGAATTCAATCCTGAAGGACATCTACAAGATCCGTATCGCAACCAGTGGCGCGAAGGCGTTAGAACTGGCGAACGTCACACCGCTGCCCGATCTGATACTGCTGGACGTCATGATGCCCGAGATGGATGGGTACGAAGTGTGTACCCAGTTGAAATTGAATCCTGCGACGCACGACATACCGGTGATATTTCTTACCGGTCAAACGGAGGTTGAGGATGAGACCAGAGGATTCGATGTAGGCGCAGTGGACTATATTCATAAGCCATTTTCGCCGGCGGTCGTAAAGGCGCGGGTCCACACTCATCTTGTGCTTCGCGGGATTCGCGAACAGTTAGCACAGCAGTTGCTCACGATTCAGAAGGAATTGGAGACGGCACGGCAGATCCAGTTGTCAATTCTTCCATCTGAGATTCCTAAGATGGAAGGTCTCGATATTGCTGCGCGCTACGTTCCCATGACTTCTGTCGCCGGCGACTTTTACGATTTCATCGTTCTGGATGAGAGACACATCGGCATTCTGGTGGCCGATGTATCCGGGCATGGAATGCCTGCTGCCCTGATCGCATCCATGTTAAAGATTGCGCTCTCAGCCGAGGTGGCGCATGTTGCGGATCCGGCTCGGGTACTGCTGGGGTTGAATCAAGCGTTATGCGGCAAGTTCCAGCATCATTTTGTCACGGCAGCATATCTGTATCTGAACATGGAAAAACAAACGTTGACTTACGCAGGTGCGGGCCATCCACCGCTGCTTTTGTGGGGTGACTCCGAAGGTGTGCGAAGTGTGGAGGAGAATGGCTTGTTTCTCGGGAAGTTTTCGTTTGCAACTTATACTTCGGTAGAGTTACCGCTCAGGGCGGCTGATCGAATTTTGCTCTATACCGATGGTATTCCGGAGACGGCAAATCCTGAGGGGGTCGAGTTCGGTGCAGACTGCTTCAAACGGTTTCTGGAGAGGGATCAAAGTGTGTCTGCCGATCGTTTTGCGGATTCATTGATTGAGGAGATGTTGCGCTGGTCGGAGCGAGGTTTAGCCGATATGGATGACGATATTACGATTGTGGCAATCCAGGTTAGGAAGTGATTTTGGCAGTCCTAAAGAGATCATAGGTTTCGCTTTGGCCGGATCACATCTTATGCAATGCATGCTGCAGGCGCGGTGGTATTAGTGAACGTCATGCGGATTCCGTGTTTTGGCCGCAGGATCACCATTGGTCGAGCTTCGATTCTTTGGCCCGGAGCCAACTGAAAGTCGTATTTTCTGAGCAAATCGCTCAAGATCATTAAGATCTGTAGCATCGCGTAGTTTCCGCCGATACAGCCTCGCGGTCCGCCACCGAAGGGAAGGTAGGTGAAGGGTGTGCGCAGCTTGTCGTTCGCTTTAATGAAACGGTCCGTGTCGAAGGTTTCAGGATTCTCCCAGTAGCGCGGAGCATGGTGCGCACCGTAGACATACACAATGACCATCGATCCGCGGGGTATGACGATGTCGCCGACTCGGTCGTCCGCGACCGCCATACGATCGATCATCCAAAACGGCGGGTAGAGGCGAAGCGCCTCCTGAATGACCTGGGTCGCATATTCGAACTTTGGAACGTGACCATGGCTTAGAGGCTCTTCGCCGAGCACGGAATCAAACTCCTGCCTCACCCTTTCGAGGCAATCCGGACGTGAGCTCAAAAGATAAAGAAGCCAGGAGAGTGCATTCGACGATGTTTCATGGCCGGCAACCAAAAGTTGCATGCTCTCGCTCAGGATGAGCTCATCGGGCATACCTTCGCCATCGGTGTAACGCGCATCCATCAGAGTCTGCAGCAGATCGCTGCGGGGCGGTTCTTTGCGGCGCTTTTTGATGTATTCCATCAGCACGGCGTCCGCGCGGGTGCGCATCTCTTCGTGTTTGCGCAGTTCGCCTGAGGCGGCAAACCAGGGATTCAGATAGGGCTGAAGGGTCTGCCGGACGATGAATTCCTGGACGGTGCATATGGTGTGGCTAACCAGATCGATGTCTTCGTCCTTCAAGGACGCACCAAACAACGACCGCGCGACCATCGCGAAGGTAATTTTCATGAGCTGGGGGTAGATATCGACGGGGCCGTCATGGACCTGTCTGTCGAAGTCCTGCAGCGACTCGGCAAGGGAGTCCTGCATGATTGAGGACAGCGCATCGAGTTGCTTTCGGTCGAAGCCCTTCTGAATGAGACGCCGCTGCGTTTTCCAGGGTTCTCCATGGGTCGTAAGAAGCCCCTTCCCCAGGAAGTGGCCCATCCGCTTTACTTGGATTTCGGATTTCTGGTAGTTTTCCGCATTTGTCTTCAAGACGTGCTGAATGACAGCAGGATCGATGGTAACGATCGCCTCTTTGAGACCACCCAGATAGAAGCGGAAGGTGTCGCCGAAGGCTTCGTTGTACCCGGACAAGACCGGCACGGGATTGCGAGCCATTGCGGCAGAGTCAGCAAAGCTGCGAAGGCGGGAGACAGCAGGAATAGAGGTGGAAGAGGTCATGCGCAGCCGCCCAGATGCTTGGATCGAACCGTAGGAGATTTCATGTCACTTGCACTTGTGGAGGATGGTAGGGGGGCCATAGGTAAAGATATAACGCTCAGAATAAATTTTCGTTTCCCAGTTGCTTCAAAAGTATCAGATGGTGGCGGATTGCCTGGGTCATGGTGGGGTGCTGCCGATAGGGAACTCCGAATTCTTCGGCGGTCTGCTTTACGATCCTGGTCAGCGGAGCATAGTGGGTATGGCACACGAATGGGCACAGGTGGTGGACGATGTGGTGGTTGAGCCCGCCGACAAGCCAGCCGACAAGCGGGTTTTCTGTCGCATAATCAGCGGTGGTGGCGAAGACGTGATACACGCCATTGTCGAACTCACTGCGGTCGGCAGGGAAGTAGGTCGTGTCGATGGTGTGGGTCGTCTGGAATACCAGGGTTACCGATAGACCGACGATCAAATGGACCAGGAGGAAGGCTCCGGCGACCAGGAGAGGGGATTTTCCCAGTACTAGTACCGGTAGGACAAGCATATAAGTGAGATAGAAGCCCTTGCCGGCGAAGAGGATAGCGTATTCGCGTAGAGGATGCCTGGTGCGTTTCAGATACCCATGGGTCGGGAAGAAAAAGTGCTGAAAGTCCCTGACGAACACGTAGTCGAGAGAGAAGAATGCGTAAAGGAAGAGCGCATAGATGTGTTGAAACCGGTGCAATGGCGTCCGGGGTTCGTAGGGCGTAAAGCGAAGGATGCCCCGTCCCGAAAGCGCATCATCCTCTCCATGGAGGTTAATGCAGGAGTGATGGCCCCGATGATGGAGGATACGCCACATGTACGAGCTGATTCCGCACAGATCGAAGACATAGTTCAGGGTTTTGTTGACGACCGGCCGGGAGGAGATAGCGTTGTGATTGCTGTCGTGGGCGATGTTCAACAAAAGAAATGTCTGCGCGAGACCTCCCAAAAGATAGAGGGCAACAAACTTCCAGGAACCGGGTCTGTAGGCGTACAGAGCGATCCAGGTGCCCAGGAGGACTGTCAGACTTAAAGCGATCTTGCCCCACATCATGCGGTCGGCTTTGGGCGAGACGTTCTGTTCCGCAAAAAAACTATCCAGGCGGCGCCGTAAGACCTTCGGAAAAGAAGACGCACTGGTCGGTT is drawn from Edaphobacter lichenicola and contains these coding sequences:
- a CDS encoding SpoIIE family protein phosphatase, encoding MSEGDQKKTVLLVDDAPANIQIVNSILKDIYKIRIATSGAKALELANVTPLPDLILLDVMMPEMDGYEVCTQLKLNPATHDIPVIFLTGQTEVEDETRGFDVGAVDYIHKPFSPAVVKARVHTHLVLRGIREQLAQQLLTIQKELETARQIQLSILPSEIPKMEGLDIAARYVPMTSVAGDFYDFIVLDERHIGILVADVSGHGMPAALIASMLKIALSAEVAHVADPARVLLGLNQALCGKFQHHFVTAAYLYLNMEKQTLTYAGAGHPPLLLWGDSEGVRSVEENGLFLGKFSFATYTSVELPLRAADRILLYTDGIPETANPEGVEFGADCFKRFLERDQSVSADRFADSLIEEMLRWSERGLADMDDDITIVAIQVRK
- a CDS encoding cytochrome P450, which codes for MTSSTSIPAVSRLRSFADSAAMARNPVPVLSGYNEAFGDTFRFYLGGLKEAIVTIDPAVIQHVLKTNAENYQKSEIQVKRMGHFLGKGLLTTHGEPWKTQRRLIQKGFDRKQLDALSSIMQDSLAESLQDFDRQVHDGPVDIYPQLMKITFAMVARSLFGASLKDEDIDLVSHTICTVQEFIVRQTLQPYLNPWFAASGELRKHEEMRTRADAVLMEYIKKRRKEPPRSDLLQTLMDARYTDGEGMPDELILSESMQLLVAGHETSSNALSWLLYLLSSRPDCLERVRQEFDSVLGEEPLSHGHVPKFEYATQVIQEALRLYPPFWMIDRMAVADDRVGDIVIPRGSMVIVYVYGAHHAPRYWENPETFDTDRFIKANDKLRTPFTYLPFGGGPRGCIGGNYAMLQILMILSDLLRKYDFQLAPGQRIEARPMVILRPKHGIRMTFTNTTAPAACIA
- a CDS encoding fatty acid desaturase family protein, which produces MTLESGAVIAQELEAADLVPSEASSSQSIEPTSASSFPKVLRRRLDSFFAEQNVSPKADRMMWGKIALSLTVLLGTWIALYAYRPGSWKFVALYLLGGLAQTFLLLNIAHDSNHNAISSRPVVNKTLNYVFDLCGISSYMWRILHHRGHHSCINLHGEDDALSGRGILRFTPYEPRTPLHRFQHIYALFLYAFFSLDYVFVRDFQHFFFPTHGYLKRTRHPLREYAILFAGKGFYLTYMLVLPVLVLGKSPLLVAGAFLLVHLIVGLSVTLVFQTTHTIDTTYFPADRSEFDNGVYHVFATTADYATENPLVGWLVGGLNHHIVHHLCPFVCHTHYAPLTRIVKQTAEEFGVPYRQHPTMTQAIRHHLILLKQLGNENLF